A single window of Thalassomonas viridans DNA harbors:
- the aroF gene encoding 3-deoxy-7-phosphoheptulonate synthase translates to MIIVLKPQATETDANEILDKIASLGLKPLYMPGIERTVLGALGDERRLKQLHLDSYPMVDAIKPVLSPYKLVSRELQAHDSIVSIGGVKVGGGKFTVIAGPCSVEGQDQLFGVAEMIKEQGVPLLRGGAFKPRTSPYSFQGLGLEGLKLLKAAREQYQLPVVSEIIDPNDADLMYDYIDCYQIGARNMQNFRLLEAVGKQDKAVLLKRGMSATLEELLLAAEYIINAGNPNVILCERGIRTFETATRNTLDLNAVAYLKEKSHLPVFVDPSHGTGVKSLINPLSRAAVAVGADGIIVESHLNPKEALSDGHQALTADDFARLMADIKPFVAAAGKQL, encoded by the coding sequence ATGATCATAGTATTAAAACCCCAGGCAACTGAAACAGATGCCAATGAAATTCTTGATAAAATTGCCAGCCTGGGACTCAAACCCCTCTACATGCCGGGCATAGAACGCACCGTACTAGGCGCCCTTGGCGATGAACGCAGACTCAAACAACTCCATTTAGACAGCTACCCTATGGTAGACGCCATTAAGCCGGTATTAAGCCCCTATAAATTAGTCAGCCGGGAATTGCAGGCCCATGATTCCATCGTTTCCATCGGCGGGGTAAAAGTCGGCGGCGGCAAGTTTACCGTGATCGCCGGCCCCTGTTCGGTGGAAGGACAGGACCAGCTCTTTGGCGTGGCCGAAATGATCAAAGAACAGGGCGTTCCCCTGCTTCGGGGCGGCGCCTTTAAGCCCCGCACCAGCCCGTACAGTTTCCAGGGCCTGGGCCTTGAAGGATTAAAATTATTAAAAGCCGCCCGCGAGCAATACCAGCTACCGGTTGTTTCCGAAATTATCGACCCCAACGATGCCGATTTAATGTACGACTATATTGACTGCTACCAGATCGGCGCCCGCAATATGCAAAACTTCCGCCTGCTTGAAGCCGTCGGCAAGCAGGATAAAGCGGTGTTATTAAAGCGCGGCATGAGCGCCACCCTGGAAGAGCTGCTGCTGGCGGCAGAATATATCATTAATGCCGGCAACCCCAATGTAATCTTGTGTGAGCGCGGTATCCGCACCTTTGAAACCGCTACCCGCAACACCCTGGATTTAAATGCCGTGGCCTATTTAAAAGAAAAGTCCCATTTGCCGGTTTTTGTTGACCCCTCCCACGGCACAGGCGTTAAGTCGCTGATCAACCCCCTCTCCCGTGCGGCGGTAGCGGTCGGGGCTGACGGCATCATAGTCGAGAGCCACCTTAACCCCAAAGAAGCGTTATCTGACGGTCACCAGGCATTAACCGCAGATGATTTCGCCCGCCTGATGGCAGATATCAAACCTTTTGTTGCGGCAGCGGGAAAACAGCTATGA